CGGTGCTTGAGGTCGGGCCCGCCGTTGACCCGGCGTTGGTCGGCCTGCGGGTGGCCGCCGCAACCAAAACCGGCGGCTGGACCACGCACGCCCTGGTCACGGCGGCGGACCTGGTGCCTGTGCCCGCCACTGTTGATGCTGTGGACGCCGAAACTGTCATTGTTAACGGCCTGACCGCCTGGCAAATGCTGCACCGGAGCGCCCGCGTCCAGGCGGGCCAAACGATTCTGGTGCACGGTGCGAACGGCGGGGTGGGCAGCATTCTGGTGCAGCTTGCCCGCCACGCTGGCCTCCGGGTTATTGGCACGGCGTCGCCCCGGCATCACGGCGCGCTCCGCGAGCTGGGTGTCGAACCGCTGGACTATCAGGCCGCAGACCTGGCCGCGCAGGTGCGCGTGCTGGCGCCCGGTGGAGTGGACGCGGCCTTTGATCATCTGGGCCTGGCCAGCGCCCGCTGCTCCTTTAGCCTGCTGGCCAGAGGCGGCACGCTGGTCGCCTACGGGATGGCCGCCGAGGTGAACTCGGAGCGCTCAGTGCTGCAGCTGTTCATCAAGATGCTCGGCCAGATCGCTGCCTGGACGCTGCTGCCCAACGGTCGCCGCGCCACCTTCTATGACTTCTGGGGCGGCAAACAGCTTGCCCCAGCAACTTTCCGCGCCCACCAGCAAGCGGATTTGCGGCAGGTGCTGGCGCTGCTGGCTCAGGGCGTCCTCACCCCTCAGGTGGCCGCCCGCTTTCCCCTCAGTGCCATTGGGCAGGCCATGGAATTGGCCGAGTCCCGCACCGTCATGGGCAAAGTGGTGCTGACACCGTAACCGCCCCTGGACCCTCATCGGCCCACCGTTAACCCCTCATTCCCTTTCAAGGAGACTCCCTATGTTCACCCAACACGACGCGCCTACTTCCGCTGCCCCCGCACCAACCAGAGTCACCCTGCCTACAGCCACGGACCGGCCTGTTCCCCTGATCGTTCAGCAGTGGGCCGAAGCCTGGAATACCGCCGACGCCACAGGCCTGGCCGCCCTGATGACCGAGCAAGGGGTGTATCAGGACTTCGCCTTCCAGGCCAGAAACGTAGGCCGGGACGGGGTGGCGCACTGGCTCGACCTGACAGTCAAGAGTATCCCCGACACCCACGTCACGGTTCTCGACGCTTTTCAGGTAGGCGACCGCGCTGCGGCGCAGTGGATCTTCAGCGGCACCCCCACGGGCTTCGGTGACCTGGACGGTCGGTCGTTTTCCGTGCTGGCCACCTCTCTGTTTCACCTGCGAGATGGCAAGATTCAAGAGGTGACGGATATGTACAACCGGGCCGACCTCTTTCATCAACTTGGCCTGCCGTCCGATCACTGGGTGGCCCCTCAGCCTTGAATGAGCGGCCTCGCTGGAACAACTTACCACCACCATAAGCTCCAAGGAGAACGCAACATGCGCCCGACCCACCTGACCTTCTTCTCCTCGCTTCCATTCCCGACAGGACCGGCAGCATGACGCCTCTGAGTCCCAGAGAGCTGGCCCTGGCCCGAACAGCCTTGGGGCAGCAGCGCGCCGCGCACCACCTGCACGGGGACGCTGCGGCTCGGCAAGCCTTTGGCCTGGGCGCCTTTGAGGTCGGACACGCGGCGGCCCTCTACGCGCGCAACGCCCCATGGCTGGGGGCCAACACCATCGTAAATCTGGGGACACTGGAACCAGCGACACCTGAAGCGCTGGCGCAATTACTGAGCTTTTTTCGGGACGCCGCCCTGCCCTTCGTGGTGATCGTCACGCCCTTCGCCGAGCCGGCGGACCTGCCTGAGCAACTCCTGGGCGCTGGCCTGTCGCCTTGGTCTTCTCATTGGGTCCTGGCCCGTCCTCTGTCTGGGCCGGACATACCTTTGAGCCAGCCCGCTGTAGCTGTCCAGCCACTGACCGGTGAGCAGGGCGAGGCCGTTGGACGCCTGATGCTGGGCGACGGCGCGCCAGCCGAGGTGTTGGCGTTCATGAGCCGCCCTGCAGGGCCGCACAGCACGCGTTACGGCGTCTGGGCGGGCACTCAGCTGATTGCCACCGCCGAGCTGACAGTGGCGGGCCAGCTCGCCTACCTCTCCGGAGCGATCACGCACCCTGACCACCGCCAGCAGGGGCTACAGGCCGCCCTCTTGCAGCGCCGCCTGGCCGACGCGGCGGCCCTGGGCTGCACCGTCGCCACGACAGAAGTGGACCTCTCGAACGAAGCGAGTCTGCGAAATGTCGAGCGCGCAGGTTTTGTGCGGGTCTACCAGGAGCAGGAATTCTTCTGGCGCCCTCCAAGAAATGCACAAGAAGCAGAGACGACCAGTTAAACCGGCGGCTATAGGGCTAGAAAAGGTGCCTACAGTTGGACTGACAATCAATCCAGATGGCCCTGCCCAGCCAGCAAGGTATTGCCCACCGCTTGCCGCAGCCCCTGAATGTCGTAGCCGCTGTGCCGGGTCGGGTGCACGCGGTTGGTCAGCAGCACCCAGGCCAGGCCAGCGCTGGGGTCTACCCACAGGCCCGTGCCAGTAAAGCCGGTGTGCCCCACCGCCTGCGGGCTGCACAGGCTGCCACCGCTCCAGCCGGGGCTAGCCTGAACGAAGGCCAGGGTGCGTTCTGAGGCGGCTGGGCGCAGTGCTAATGCCTGCGCGGCGGGCGATAACCAGCCACCGCACAGCAACTGCTCTACCTGGGTCAGCACACCGGCCAGTGTGCCAAACAGCCCAGCGTGCCCGGCCACGCCGCCCAGGGCCGCCGCGTTCTCGTCGTGGGTCTCACCGCGCAGCAGCCGTTCTCGCCACAGGCAGTGCTCGGTGGCCACGGTCTGCGCCGGGTCGGGGGCAAAGGTCAGGCCACTGTCCAGGGTAAAGGCGCGCAGCGGAGTGCCCCGGAGGCGTTCCAGCACGCGGCCCAGCAGGCCGTACCCCAGGTCAGAGTAGACCACCGGGCCGGCCTCGCCCACCGGCCACGGCTCCTGCACAAAGCGGGCGCGGATGGTCGCTGCGTCGCCCCAGGTGTACAGCTTGGCCCAGGCCCCCAGGCCGGACGTGTGGCACAGCAGCTGGCGGAGGGTGCGGCCCCGCAGCGGCGTGTCCTGCATCCAGGCCAGGTCCGGCAGATGGGCGCCCAGTGGGTCATCCAGGTCCAGCAGGCCTTCTTCCAGGGCGCGCAGCACCTCGCGGGCGGTCAACAGGGGCTTGGTCAGGCTGGCGAGGTCCCACCAGAAGCTGGCGGCCAGGGCCACGGGCTCTGGTGCTCGCTGGGCTAGGCCCAGCACCAGCGTCTCACGCTCGCCCGCCGCATTGACCACCCCCAGTGCAGCGCCCGAAGGCCCGCCGGAGGTGCTCACGGCCCGCTCCAGCAGGCGGCGGGTGGTGACCGGAATCACTCTTCTCCCAGGGCCAGGCGCGCGTGACCATTCGCCTGGTCCAGCAGGCGCCCGGCCTCGGCGACAGGCACACCCAGCCGCAGACTGACTAGGGCGAGCTTGACCTGACCGCCTGCTTCACTCAGGGCGGCGCGGGCGCTGGCCTCGTCGGCGCCGGCTCCGTGCATGACCAGCCGCAGGGCGCGGGCCTCAAGTTTGGCATTGCTGGCGCGCAGGTCCACCATCAGGTTGCCGTAGACCTTGCCCAGCTGCACCATCAGGGCGCTGGACAGGGTATTCAGGGCAATTTTCTGCGCGGTGCCGGCCTTCAGGCGCGTCGAGCCGCTGATCAGTTCGGGGCCGGTGTCCAGCAGCACCGGGCAGTCGGCGGCCGCCAGCAGCGGGGTGCCGGGGTTGTTGGCCAGCCCAATGGTGAGGGTGCCGGCGCCGCGCGCCGCCCGCAGCGCCCCCAGTACCCAGGGGGTCGTGCCGCTGGCCGCCACCGCAATCAACACGTCGTCAGGGCCAGGGCACAGGGCCAGCAGGTCACGTTCGCCCGCCGCCTCGTCGTCTTCAGCGCCCTCGGTCGCGTGCCGAATGGCGCGCTCACCGCCCGCAATCACAGCCACCGCGCGCGCCTCTGGCCAGGAAAAGGTCGGCGGCAACTCCGAGGCGTCCAGCACGCCCAGGCGGCCGCTGGTGCCCGCACCGGCATACAGCAGCCGCCCGCCACGTTCTAAACCCGGTAGTGCCGCCTCGGCGGCGCGGGCCAGCTGCGGCGCGGCGGCGCGGGCCGCCTGCACCGCGCCCAGCTGGTCGTCGGCCAGGGCCTGCATCAGCGCCGGCAGCTCCAGCTGGTCCAGGTTGGTGTGCCCTGGATGCACCGCCTCTGTTGGCCGGAAGTCAGGAGGCTGAAGCTGGGGAGTGGGGCGGCTGGACTCGGGTGGGGTCAGCGCGTCGCTCATGAGGGCGCTCCGGGGGTCAGGGGGGCGGGGGTCCATTTGCCAGCGCTGACGGCCTGGGCGGCGCCTGTCGTGTGCGGCAGCGTGTTGGGCCAGCCCTGCGCATGGGCATAACCAAGAAAGGCAAACGCGGCGGCCTCGCGCGTGGCGTCTGTGAAGCCGTGATCGGTCCAGCCCAGGTCGGCAAAGGTGCGCAGCGGCACAGGCAGTTCGGCGCGCAGGGCCGCCAGCAGGGCCGGATTGCGCGCGCCGCCGCCCGCCACGACCACCTCGTCCAGCCCGCGCGGCAGCACCCAGCGGCGGTAGGCGTCCCCCACCGTGCGGGCGGTCAGGGCCACGGCGGTGGCCGCCAGGTCGGGCAGACTCAGAGAAGCTGGCCGGGGCAACTGGGAGAGGGTCCAGACCTCGCGCCCGGTGGCTTTGGGCGGTGGGGCAGCCAGTTCGGGATGGGCCAGCCAGGCGGCCAGGGTGACCTCATGAACGGTGCCGGCCAGGGCCAGCGCGCCGCCCTCGTCGTGGGTCTGTCCGGCCAGGGCCGCTACTTCGTCCAGCAGGCAATTGGCCGGGCCTGTGTCAAAGGCCAGCACGCCCGCTGGGTCTGCGCCCGGCAGAAAGGTCAGGTTGCTGACGCCACCCAGATTGTGCAGAGCACGGTTTATACCTGCCTCGGCCAGCAGCGCCCAGTCGGCAAATGGCACCAGAGGGGCGCCCACCCCTCCTGCCGCCAGATCGGCAGGGCGAAAGTCAGCCACCACCGGTTTTCCCGTGCGGGCGGCCATCACGGCGGCCTCGCCCAGTTGCAGGGTGGCAGGCCGGGTCCAGCCCCGCGCCGCTTCTGGGCGGGGGTGGTGCTGCACCGTCTGGCCGTGGCTGGCCACCAGGTCGGCGTCCCCAGCCAGCGGCGCCGCCGCCTGGGCGAAAGCCTCGCCCAGCGCCCAGTGCAGCTGTGTCAGCTCAGCGGGAGTGCCCTCGTTCTGCCCGGCCCGCAGCACCGCCGCGCGCAAATCGGGAGGGAACGGGGTGAAGGTGTGGGCCAGCACCCGCCCGCGTGGGGCCGCTCCCGTCAGGTCAGGAAGGTCGCCTCCTCCTTCGCCCAGGGCGGGCCAGCCGGGCAACTCCAGCAGCGCGGCGTCAATGCCGTCGGCACTCGTGCCGCTCATCAGGCCCAGCACGCGCGGCGCCCGCCCAGACAGAAGCCGCCCAGTCAACGCCGGCACGGTCAGGCCCCGCCCTGAAGTTCCATCACGAAGTCGTAGCGGTCCCCCCGGTAGTGGGCGCGGGCGTACTCAATCGGCTGGCCGCCCGAGAGCCACGACACCCGGTCTGTGGTGAGCAGCGCCGCGCCCACCGGCACGCCCAGCAGCGGCGCCAGCGTCAGATCGGCGTTCACGGCGCGTAGGTGGCGAATGGCCCGCGCAGGGCTCAGGCCGCGCCCAGAGAGCAGCGCGTACAGACTGGCGTCCTGCACGTCTTCTGGGGCCAGGTCGCCCACCAGCGCGGCGGGCAGGGTGGAGTCCTCCACCGCCAGGGCCTCGCCATCAGCGGTGCGCAGGCGGCGCAGGCGGTAGACCAGTTCACCGGGCGACAGGGCCAGGCTCATGGCTTCCTGGGCGCCGGGCCGGACTCGCTCGAAACTCAGCACCCGGGCGCCGGGCAGCTGCCCGCGCGAGCGCACGTCCTCGGAAAACGACGACAGCAGCCCCAGCGTGCGGCTGGGCAAGTCGCCGGGGCGCGGCGGCGGCGTGACGAAGGTGCCGCTGCCGTGCCGCCGGGTCAGCAAGCCCTGCTGCGAGAGCAGCGCCAGGGCCTGCCGCACGGTCACCCGCGAGACGCCCAGCCCGGCGGCCAGCTCGCGTTCGGCCGGCAGGGCGCTGCCCGCGCGCAGTTGCCCACTTTCGATGCGCTGCGTCAGCCCCTGCGCCACCTGCACGTACACCGGCGTGGCGCTGGCCGCGTCCAGGGGCATGGCCCAGAGGTGAGGAGAGGCGAGCATCAGGGACAACCGTACCACTTTCAGTCCACTTTGGCCAGAGGTTGCAAGTGGTCCTGGGGTGGTATTAGGCTGGTGTGTCTCAAGCTGTTCGCCGCCTCATCCCCGCCGCCTCCCGGAGGTTTCCCATGTTTGTCTCCCGCACGCTGGCCCTGGTTTCTCTCGCTCTGCTCGGCGCGGCCTCCGCTGCCCCCAAGAAGGTCAGTGGCTACGGCGCGCTGGGCGTCGTGAACGGCAAGGCGGGCGGCAGTTACACCCTGCCGCTGGGGGACAGCCCCCAGAGCCTCTTTTATTACGGCGTCATTGACAACAACCTGGGCCTGATTTCCCAGCAACTGTTCGACGGGCTGGTGGAATTTAACCTGGCGACTTACAAAATCGAGCCGGCCCTGGCGGAAAGCTGGACGATCAGCCCGGACGGCAAGGTCTACACCTTCAAGCTGCGCAGCGGCGTGAAATGGAGCGACGGCCAGGCCTTCAACGCCGACGACGTGGTGTTTACCTACAAGAACATGATCATGAACCCCGAAGCCCGCGCGGGCGACCCTGGCAACTTCAAACTGGGAGGCCAGAACGTCACCATCAGCAAGGTGGACGCCATGACGGTGCGCTTTACCCTGCCGCAGCCCGCGCCCGCTTTCTTGCTGCAGCAGCGCTACTTCATCATGCCGCAGCACAAGCTGGCGAAATACGGCCAGGAGAACGGCGCCAAGCCCGCCGACATCAACGGGGCGTGGCCCACCAACGTGGCCGAAAGCGAGGTTGTGGGCACAGGCCCTTTCAAGCTGGCCACCTACACCGCCGGCCAGAAGGTCACCCTGACGCGCAACCCGAACTACTGGAAGGTGGACGCTGCCGGGACCAAGCTGCCTTACCTGAACAGCCTGGATTTCCTGATTATCCGCGATCCACAGGCGCAGGTGGCGCAGTTTCTGGCCGGCAACCTGGACCAGCTCAACATCAGCGGGGCGCAATTTCCCGACCTGAAGCAGAAGGAAGTGGCGGGCGCGCCGTTCAAGGTCATGCGTTCCACGGCGCTGTTTGGCAGCCCGCCCTTCGTGGCCTACAACTTTGACGCCAAGAACGCGGCGCTGGCCAAGGTCCTGAGCGACGTGCGGTTCCGCCGCGCCATGCAGGGCGCCGTGAACCGGGAGCGCATCATTGACGCCGTGTACAACGGCCTGGCCAGCCTGCCTG
Above is a window of Deinococcus betulae DNA encoding:
- a CDS encoding anhydro-N-acetylmuramic acid kinase, with translation MPALTGRLLSGRAPRVLGLMSGTSADGIDAALLELPGWPALGEGGGDLPDLTGAAPRGRVLAHTFTPFPPDLRAAVLRAGQNEGTPAELTQLHWALGEAFAQAAAPLAGDADLVASHGQTVQHHPRPEAARGWTRPATLQLGEAAVMAARTGKPVVADFRPADLAAGGVGAPLVPFADWALLAEAGINRALHNLGGVSNLTFLPGADPAGVLAFDTGPANCLLDEVAALAGQTHDEGGALALAGTVHEVTLAAWLAHPELAAPPPKATGREVWTLSQLPRPASLSLPDLAATAVALTARTVGDAYRRWVLPRGLDEVVVAGGGARNPALLAALRAELPVPLRTFADLGWTDHGFTDATREAAAFAFLGYAHAQGWPNTLPHTTGAAQAVSAGKWTPAPLTPGAPS
- a CDS encoding serine hydrolase domain-containing protein, which produces MIPVTTRRLLERAVSTSGGPSGAALGVVNAAGERETLVLGLAQRAPEPVALAASFWWDLASLTKPLLTAREVLRALEEGLLDLDDPLGAHLPDLAWMQDTPLRGRTLRQLLCHTSGLGAWAKLYTWGDAATIRARFVQEPWPVGEAGPVVYSDLGYGLLGRVLERLRGTPLRAFTLDSGLTFAPDPAQTVATEHCLWRERLLRGETHDENAAALGGVAGHAGLFGTLAGVLTQVEQLLCGGWLSPAAQALALRPAASERTLAFVQASPGWSGGSLCSPQAVGHTGFTGTGLWVDPSAGLAWVLLTNRVHPTRHSGYDIQGLRQAVGNTLLAGQGHLD
- a CDS encoding ester cyclase, translating into MFTQHDAPTSAAPAPTRVTLPTATDRPVPLIVQQWAEAWNTADATGLAALMTEQGVYQDFAFQARNVGRDGVAHWLDLTVKSIPDTHVTVLDAFQVGDRAAAQWIFSGTPTGFGDLDGRSFSVLATSLFHLRDGKIQEVTDMYNRADLFHQLGLPSDHWVAPQP
- a CDS encoding ABC transporter substrate-binding protein; translation: MFVSRTLALVSLALLGAASAAPKKVSGYGALGVVNGKAGGSYTLPLGDSPQSLFYYGVIDNNLGLISQQLFDGLVEFNLATYKIEPALAESWTISPDGKVYTFKLRSGVKWSDGQAFNADDVVFTYKNMIMNPEARAGDPGNFKLGGQNVTISKVDAMTVRFTLPQPAPAFLLQQRYFIMPQHKLAKYGQENGAKPADINGAWPTNVAESEVVGTGPFKLATYTAGQKVTLTRNPNYWKVDAAGTKLPYLNSLDFLIIRDPQAQVAQFLAGNLDQLNISGAQFPDLKQKEVAGAPFKVMRSTALFGSPPFVAYNFDAKNAALAKVLSDVRFRRAMQGAVNRERIIDAVYNGLASLPGHGVAPANKAFYTNTTRQLGDFDLAAVGSALDAMGLSKKNAAGVRLLPNGQPLELDLTYGTDSAVYPPIATILQSDFAKVGVKVNLKGILSSRLLATGQSGDWEMILHAFGDQPDPELRRPIWQPGGSLYYWHRAPQPAKDGDPANTARMAAWEKEIYEIFNKAAVEPSASARKALYTRWQLLFAQNLPVTPIAKPENIGAVSNKYGNYMYNLGVIPGYNPVPLIYQK
- a CDS encoding N-acetylmuramic acid 6-phosphate etherase; protein product: MSDALTPPESSRPTPQLQPPDFRPTEAVHPGHTNLDQLELPALMQALADDQLGAVQAARAAAPQLARAAEAALPGLERGGRLLYAGAGTSGRLGVLDASELPPTFSWPEARAVAVIAGGERAIRHATEGAEDDEAAGERDLLALCPGPDDVLIAVAASGTTPWVLGALRAARGAGTLTIGLANNPGTPLLAAADCPVLLDTGPELISGSTRLKAGTAQKIALNTLSSALMVQLGKVYGNLMVDLRASNAKLEARALRLVMHGAGADEASARAALSEAGGQVKLALVSLRLGVPVAEAGRLLDQANGHARLALGEE
- a CDS encoding medium chain dehydrogenase/reductase family protein, whose protein sequence is MFQVQATDVILPGLVAPSGFQLHQRPVTRPGTGQALVHVEASGISFAEQQMRRGRYPGQPKFPFVPGYDLVGTVLEVGPAVDPALVGLRVAAATKTGGWTTHALVTAADLVPVPATVDAVDAETVIVNGLTAWQMLHRSARVQAGQTILVHGANGGVGSILVQLARHAGLRVIGTASPRHHGALRELGVEPLDYQAADLAAQVRVLAPGGVDAAFDHLGLASARCSFSLLARGGTLVAYGMAAEVNSERSVLQLFIKMLGQIAAWTLLPNGRRATFYDFWGGKQLAPATFRAHQQADLRQVLALLAQGVLTPQVAARFPLSAIGQAMELAESRTVMGKVVLTP
- a CDS encoding GntR family transcriptional regulator, yielding MLASPHLWAMPLDAASATPVYVQVAQGLTQRIESGQLRAGSALPAERELAAGLGVSRVTVRQALALLSQQGLLTRRHGSGTFVTPPPRPGDLPSRTLGLLSSFSEDVRSRGQLPGARVLSFERVRPGAQEAMSLALSPGELVYRLRRLRTADGEALAVEDSTLPAALVGDLAPEDVQDASLYALLSGRGLSPARAIRHLRAVNADLTLAPLLGVPVGAALLTTDRVSWLSGGQPIEYARAHYRGDRYDFVMELQGGA
- a CDS encoding GNAT family N-acetyltransferase — its product is MTPLSPRELALARTALGQQRAAHHLHGDAAARQAFGLGAFEVGHAAALYARNAPWLGANTIVNLGTLEPATPEALAQLLSFFRDAALPFVVIVTPFAEPADLPEQLLGAGLSPWSSHWVLARPLSGPDIPLSQPAVAVQPLTGEQGEAVGRLMLGDGAPAEVLAFMSRPAGPHSTRYGVWAGTQLIATAELTVAGQLAYLSGAITHPDHRQQGLQAALLQRRLADAAALGCTVATTEVDLSNEASLRNVERAGFVRVYQEQEFFWRPPRNAQEAETTS